The sequence atgtaagcccattagTCTTGTCATGTCCTTAGTGtataaggagaacaatttgtcacccttctctttgtaacaacctcTTACATACTTGAAGACAGTTGTCATGgttcccttcagtcttctcttctccagaaaaactcagttttttcaattgttttctagacctttaatcatttttgttgctctcctctggactctctccaatttatcctcaTCCattctgaaatgtggcgcccagaacaggacacaatactccagttgaagcctaatcagcgcagagtagagtggaagaattacttcttgtgtcttgctaacaaccctcctgctaatacatcccagaacaatgtttgctttttttgcaacagtgtgacACTCTtcaactcatatttagcttgtgatccactatgactcccagatccctttccgcagtactccttcctaggcagtcatttcccattttgtatgggtGCAaccgattgttccttcctaagtggagtactttgcatttgtcttattgaatttcatcttatttatttatttctacagTTTGTCATgatcatttttaattctaatcttgtcctcaagtgcttgcaacccctcccatcttggtatcatctgcaaactttataagtgtactctctatgccatcgtccaaatcatttatgaagatattgaacggaactggacccagaactcatccctgtgggaccccgcTTGATATGCCCTTAACTAGTCAGAGTATGGTTTGCCAACCAGTTGTGCGttcaccttatagtaggttcaccTAGgctgtatttccttagtttgcttatgagacgttcatgtaagacagtatcaaaagccgtactaaagttgagatatgtgacatctactgctttcccctcccgATCCACAAGTCTCGTTATCCTGTCAGAGAAggatattagattggtttgatatggtttgttcttgacaaattcatgttgactgttacttattaccttattttcttctaggtgcttacaaattgagtgtgtgtttgctccattatctttctgggtcctgaagttaagctgaccggtctataattccctgggttgcccTTATTCCCCTTTCTATAGATAGGTAccgtatttgcccttttccaggccTTGGGTGTCTCTCCCATTCTCCATGAGTTCTCTGAGATAATTGCTAacggctcagagatctcttcagccagttccttaggTATTCTAGACGGATTCCATCAGACCCTGCTGACCCGAAGACATCTAACTTAATTCccaacttgttctttccctattttagcacaGATTCtgccccatttacactgatgttcaccaTGTTAGACATCCAGTCACCGCTAACCTGTTTGGTGAAACCTGAAACAAAAAGGGCATTTAACCCTTTGGCCATTGCTGCGTTTttttgttattgtctttccctcttcATTGAGTAACgcgcctaccctgtccttgggcttccttttgtttctaatgtatttgtaaaatgttttcttattaccCTTTATGGCCCTAGCTAATTGAATCTTGTTTAGTGCCTTGGCCTTTGTCACTTTAGTCCCTACATACTCTCATTCTTCGTAAATTGACCTagtaagacacatgtacctttagtcatagtactgattatataaaaactaacaatatgtttcattccaagaacaattgttaaccagttaactctgggaaactttcccgggagagtgcatcagccactttgttagaagctcccgaaatgtgttgtatttcaaaatcaaaatcttggagagccaaactccaccgaagaagttttttgttattccccttggcggtatgaagccactgtagcgcagcatggtctgtttgtagttggaaacgccgttcccaaacatatgggcgtagcttttccagcgcgtacacaatggcgtagcattccttttcgctgattgaccagtggctttccctctcagacagtttcttgctgagaaacacgacaggatggaattcttgatctggtccttcctgcattaaaactgctcccacgccttgctcagacgcatctgtggttactaggaacagtttgtcaaagtctggggcccttagcacagggtcagacatgagtgttgccttaagctggttaaaggccttttgacactcatcagtccactgaactgcatttggatgtttctttctggttaggtctgtcagcggggcggcgatttggctgtagtggggtacaaatcgcctataatatacagccaagcctaagaaggattggacctatttcttagactttggaaccggccacttttggatagcatccactttggcctgtaggggatttatagttccttgacccactttttgtatgactctttGTTGCGTTTCAGGTCTTTGAAgatctggttaagccagggtggtcacTTACCATACTTCCTTCTCTCCTGAGCCTGGGGATGGTTTGCTCTTAATAatatctctttaaaaaactgtCAACTCCCCTGCACTtgtttcccttagacttgcttctcaTGGGCTCTGACCTGCCatttctctgagtttgctaatgcccgccttcttgaagtccattgttttttttattctgctgttttccctgctaCTATTCCTTAGAACCATGAACTCCATCTTTTCATGATCACATTGACCCAatctgccttccaccttcaaattctcaaccagttccacCCTGTTTGTCTGAATCCACTCTAGGACAGCCTCTCCTCTAGTCGCTCTCTCCACCTTCTGCAGTAAAAGtcgtctccaatgcagtccaagaacttgttggaaaaTTTGTGACCTGCTGTACTTTCCCAACAGCTGTCTGTGTAGGTGAAGTCACCCATCACcgctaaggtctggtctacacaacAGCCTTCTAGTGGTATAATttcatcgctcaggggtgtgaaaaatccacacctctgagccacgtagttacaccaacctaacccGCCGTCTACACAGCACTATGGCAgaaggagagcttctcccgtcgacatagttACCCCCTTTTGGGGAGGTGGAATAACTACGCCGAAGGAAGAGCTCTTTCCTATCATCTTAGAGTGTCTTCAAGTGCTACACCGGTGCAGCGTTTTAAGTGGACGTTTGCCCTAAGGCTTGTGTTTGGGAtcattttgttagttgtttaaaaaaaccctcatccaCCAATTGATGGTCCCtcgtagacccctaccatgacctTACCTTTATATTTTACTCCCTTTATCCTTTCCCAGAGCCTTTCAGCAGTCTGCCTCCCTTCTCGTTCAATCTCCGAGTAAGTGTATACATCTTGGATATTCAAGGCAACCCCTCCTCCCTTTGTTCccctacctgtccttcctgaacaagctggaCCCATCTATACCACTAGTCCAGTCATGTCAATTGTCCCACCAAGTCACTGTGATGTCAGTGATGCCCTAAGTGTGattattcacaaatagttttagttcttcctgtttattctccATACTTCTAGCATTAGTATACAGCCAtccaagaacccaggagtctcgACTCCCAGCCCTCCTGATCTAACCTACTAGAGCCAGAGCTGGGGAGCCCTTGAGCAACAGAAGATGAGGGGCTGAAGCTCTGCTCCTAGTCTCCAGCTGGTTTCTGCTGTTCCATGAACCCCCAGGGGCTGTGGATGAAAAGTTCAGGATTGACTCAGGTTTCAGGGGCCAGGCTTATGCAATGCCTCAGACCgccaccaggggctgctgcagcgaGTACACAGCCCCCCCTAGTGGCGCAtttggggccagccctgactgggaggggagagcgccccctactgcgccccccgcccccgttcCTCGCCGCTCGGCACGGCGCCCCCTTAGCACGGAACTGGGGCCAGCCCGGACTGTGAGGCCCCCTCCTGCGCCCTCACCCCGCTCCTACCCAGATCCAGTGACCCTGCAGCGCGtaggggctgggggtgcaagtAGCCCCGGGTTTCAGGACACGTGTTAATGCCCCTGGCTCTCCtctcagctgggctgggggcaatcgcaccccctccccatggggCGATTCCTAGGCGAGATCAGGAACTATTGCAAGGAGGGGACGGAATAAGGCAGGGACCTTCCTGTTCCCAGCAATCCCCCCGgcttgtgttgtgttgtgtgtgtgcgcCTGGCAGCTGGGAGGGGAGCGCACAAAGAGACCCGCCGCCGGCCACTGCTGCCGCGGGGCCGCGTCTCCGGCTGCAGCCCCGGCCCCGGGAGGGGATCGCTCCGGCCGGGCGCTGAGCGGGGGCGAGGAACAGCAGCCGAGGCAGGAAATCGCTGCCCGGAGGCAGCGGCCGCGGTGAGGAGGGGATCGGAGCCGAAGGGGGCTGGGACCGGAGAGACCCCGCCGCTGCCCGGGCAGCGGCGGGGAGGGACAGATGCTAAGCACGGGGGATCTGGCCACAGGGGTCCCCGGGAGCAGAGGAGAGAGCGCTGCGGTGGTTGCAAAGCCCCCCGGGCATGTGGCCCTAATTCCAGCTGGAAATTGTACAGGAGCCGTGATTCAATAACTCCCCAAGGCCTGTACTGAATGGTgcagaaatggaacccaggagtccagggtatgggggggtgtctgggtgttTAATCTTCTCCCCCGCCCTCCTGGTTCTCCGGGCCCCAGAGATTTCTGTGTTGATGGTGTTCGCCTCCTGGAATTGGCATGTGTTGGGGGTAGCGGCGTAGGGGCTGGCTGAAGATTTGAGCACCCAGGGGGTGGTTTGAGAGAAGTGCCTGAGCTGGAAGGGGCAGCCCAACAACTTTGGCATGTTACACgtcatcattaggtttcagagtcgaTGCCCCCATTGAGAGGAGTGGAGGCAATTCATGCCTTTCAGGGCAAGTCTACGCTACGATATTAAGTCCATCTAAGTACAGCCATTGCAGAGATTGAATGGGTTTTACACgtccacactacgctccttgtgtcggtggcgcgcatcctcaccaggagcttATTAGCTACCAGTGGGGGGCATTGGGGGATGGTTTCTGACAGGCAGCAACGGTGGATGTAAGTAACAGAGTTTTTACACGGACACCgtgtcgacctaactacatcgacttaAGCGCTACGCCTTCGCGTCGGTGGAGTTATGAAGTCGGTGCAGTGGGCGcgttacatcggtgggagctacgttttagtgtagacgcttacagagccaggtcgatgtaagctgccttacatcagcCTACCTGTGTCGTGTGCACCAGGCCTCAGAGTAATcagttcaggctctctgcagactcaggcagatgctGGGTCATGTTCTCCATATTTTCTGTGCACCTATGACAGCTAGAAACATGTTTTTCCCGTGGTGAAAACTGAAGTTCTGCTGCTAATGGTGCATTCTGGGCACTTAATACATGTAAGCATAGTCTTGTGGTTGTAAATTGGCCCAATGCCAACTATCGGGCTGGAGGGTGTTGAGTGATGGTGCCATGATTAGTTAATTAAGCTCTTGGCTAAAGGGCCCTCTGGAAGTGGGGCGCTAACAGTGGATGGCACCAGAAGGAGAAGGGGAAACCTAACAATGTGTTTGAATTCAGCAGCTCGCTCCACATGACTGGGATCATGCCTGGCCCTGCACCAGGGTTCCCCGACCCGGCCGGGATCTCCCGGCTGGAgcgaggggaagagcccagggtcCCGGATCTCCAGGGCTCCGAGGAAAGGGAGATCCTGAGAGGTGCCCGCGCAGGTGAGGAATGAATGACACGGGCttagggactgggagtgaagGGAAAAGCTGGTTTCCCACCAAAGCCATTGGGAGCCCCCCCCCGTTCTGTTTTCCACTCCCCCATTCCTGTTACTGTGTGACCCCATCCACAGCTATGAGGAACATGCCCAGCAATGGCGGGGAATTGGGCTCCAACTCCTGCACCCTGTGGGGCCAGATGCTCCCCCTTTGCATCTCCCAGTGCTCAGCATTGCCTCTTTCTGCTCCCCCCATGACAGCTGGGGAACCCCAAGGGCCACTGCGGATCCTAAAATCTCCCCCGCAGCATCTCCCTGAGCAACACCCCCCCTCACCCAATTCTGTTTCCATagagatgggatggggagatGTGGAAGGGGCTAGACCCCCATCACTATGGATACAGCTGGGTAGGGACCTCTAGGCGCCACCTCTATAGTTACTGGGGTGCGGGGGCAGGGTGATGTATGTTCTAGGCCGTGTCTCTGTGGTATGGGCGGGCCAGGGAAACTTGTGCTCTAAGCCCCGTCTCTGTGGttattgggagggggggggggcagtggtgaCTCACATTCTAGGCCCCTTCTTTATGGACACTAATGGTGCCTGGAAGAAGCGCCTGCTCCCCAGGCCAGTGCTCACCCTGGCATCTCTCTGGGCACAGCTGGGATCTGCCCTGCCAGAGGGAGGGTCTCTTTGCTGCAGTTCAGCTGGGACCACTTCCCAGCACACAGGCCAGAGAGGAGAGACCCTGTGGGGTTGGGATCTCTGGGGGGTAGCATCACCCCGCTATTGGGctagggatgggggtgggtctCCCATCTGGCGGCCAAACAGACCAGACCCTGCTTAGGGGAGAGCAGAGCAGACCAGATCCCACGGTGAGTTGGCAGGACAGCAGTCGTGGgtcccctgcagcagctgggccaTTGGGGCAGACGTGGCCTCTCCTCTCCCTTGTGAAGGGTTGGGGGGGTTCAGCTTCTTGCCCATCAGGTTTTCTGTCTCCCTTGGCCAGGGAATGAGCCCTGTCTGGATTCTCTGTCTCCTAGCATGTGCCAGGACGGAGGAGAATCTCCAGCGGGAAGGGCCTGCAGGAACGGAGTCTTACGGCAGCCCCAAGCAGGGGGAGGGCCGGCCCGACTGGGAGACAGTGTGCGAGAGCCCcctgcaggagatcctggtgcaCCAGCGCACCCACATGGGTGAGAAGCCCTACAAATGCCccgagtgcgggaagagcttccaCCAGAGCTCCCACCTCATCCggcaccagcgcatccacaccggggagcgccCCTACAAATGCGGCGAGTGCGGCAAGGCCTTCAGCCAGAGCTCGCTGCTGACCCGccaccagcgcacccacaccgGGGAGAGACCCTACAAATGCCCCgactgcgggaagagcttcagccGCGGCTCCAACCTCAGCCagcaccagcgcatccacaccggggagcgccCCTACAAATGCAccgagtgcgggaagagcttcacgCTCAGCTCCCACCTGATCCGCCACCAGCGCACGCACACGGGCGAGCGGCCCTACAAATGCGCCGAGTGCGGCAAGGCCTTCGCCGAGAGCTCCCACCTGCGCCAGCACCGCCGCACCCACCGCTGCGAGCCGCCCTACAAGTGCCCTGATTGCGGGCGCGCCTTCGCCCTGAGCCTGGACTTCGTGCAGCACGTGCGGGAGCACACGGAGCGCCGCCCCTACCGCTGCGGGGCCTGCGGTCGCTGCTTCCCCCTCAGCTCGGCCCTCTCGCAGCACCGCAAGAGCCACCACCGCCCCCCGGCCGCCCCTAAGGCCCACCCGTGCGGGGTGTGCGGGAAGGTGTTCGGGAAGAGTTCGCACCTGGTGACCCACCGGCGGGTGCACACGGGCGAGAAGCCCTTCGCCTGTGCGGAGTGCGGGCGTGGCTTCAGTCAGAGCGCCGACCTGGCGAAGCACCGGCGCACCCACACCGGCGAGCGGCCCTACTGCTGCCCCGAGTGCGGCAAGAGCTTCAGCGTCTCCTCCACCCTGGTCAAGCACCAGCGCAGCCACAAGGGAGAGCGGCCCTACCCCTGCCCCGAGTGCGGCAAGCGCTTCAGCCAGAGCTCAAACCTCATGCAGCACCAGCGCAGCCACCGTGGGCACCGGCCCTACCACTGCACTGAGTGCGGCAAGGCCTTCGCCCAGAGCTCGGCCCTCCTGCAGCACCACCGCACGCACACCGGTGAGAAGCCCTTCACCTGCCTGCAGTGTGGCAAAGCCTTCAGCCTCAGCTCCAACCTGCGGCAGCACCGGCGCACGCACCGCGAAGacaccagccctgcctggggaaCGGCTGGGGGAGCTGGCCCGCTCGGACACATCCAGAAATACCTCGGCTGACCAGGAAGGGACACGGGAACCCCACGGGGGtatccctgggaggggaggagatttagagcagggagagggctgagaaccaggactcctgggttccctgggagtagagtctagtggttagaacagggggctAGGAGTCAGGACACTTGGGTTCTTTCCCTAGCTCTGGAAGAGGAGTGGAGTccaggggtgagagagagagaggggcagggagacaggactcctgggttctcatcctggctctgggaggagactggggtctagtggtgagagcaaGGTGGGGGTTgcgagacaggactcctgggttctatcccttaCTCTGACACTTGCTTTTGTGCTCTTGTGTGAGTCTTTTCCCCTGTCTCTGCCTTAGTGCCTCATCTGTGAAAAGGGGACGGTGCTGCGTGCTGACCCGCCTTTGGGAAAGCGCTT is a genomic window of Malaclemys terrapin pileata isolate rMalTer1 chromosome 4, rMalTer1.hap1, whole genome shotgun sequence containing:
- the LOC128836927 gene encoding zinc finger protein 345-like, giving the protein MTGIMPGPAPGFPDPAGISRLERGEEPRVPDLQGSEEREILRGARAACARTEENLQREGPAGTESYGSPKQGEGRPDWETVCESPLQEILVHQRTHMGEKPYKCPECGKSFHQSSHLIRHQRIHTGERPYKCGECGKAFSQSSLLTRHQRTHTGERPYKCPDCGKSFSRGSNLSQHQRIHTGERPYKCTECGKSFTLSSHLIRHQRTHTGERPYKCAECGKAFAESSHLRQHRRTHRCEPPYKCPDCGRAFALSLDFVQHVREHTERRPYRCGACGRCFPLSSALSQHRKSHHRPPAAPKAHPCGVCGKVFGKSSHLVTHRRVHTGEKPFACAECGRGFSQSADLAKHRRTHTGERPYCCPECGKSFSVSSTLVKHQRSHKGERPYPCPECGKRFSQSSNLMQHQRSHRGHRPYHCTECGKAFAQSSALLQHHRTHTGEKPFTCLQCGKSFARSTLLIRHQRIHTGEKPYKCGECGKSFYQSSNLAQHWRTHTEEKPYSCPDCGRGFRHNAHLAQHRRTHTGERPFPCAQCGKAFSQRSNLLQHRRTHTGERPFVCTHCGKGFGDSSNLLQHLRTHTPERPYQCPECGRSFRHGKHLTQHRSLHTGQKSHCCPDCGKGFNWSSHLAQHRRIHTGERPYQCPQCGKAFTQRSNLLQHQALHRPAQDLAENCR